A region of Streptomyces paludis DNA encodes the following proteins:
- the msrB gene encoding peptide-methionine (R)-S-oxide reductase MsrB, protein MPYEIDKPDEQWRAELTPAEYRVLREAGTEPAFVGEYTDTKTTGVYSCRACGADLFRSDTKFESHCGWPSFYDPKDTDAVELIEDTSHGMRRTEVRCARCGSHLGHVFEGEGYATPTDQRYCINSISLRLAADEG, encoded by the coding sequence ATGCCGTACGAGATCGACAAGCCGGACGAGCAGTGGCGCGCGGAGCTGACTCCCGCGGAGTACCGGGTGCTCCGCGAGGCCGGCACCGAGCCCGCCTTCGTCGGTGAGTACACGGACACGAAGACGACCGGCGTCTACTCCTGCCGCGCGTGCGGCGCCGACCTCTTCCGCTCCGACACCAAGTTCGAGTCGCACTGCGGCTGGCCGTCCTTCTACGACCCGAAGGACACGGACGCGGTCGAGCTGATCGAGGACACCTCCCACGGCATGCGCCGGACCGAGGTCCGCTGCGCCCGCTGCGGCTCGCATCTGGGCCATGTCTTCGAGGGCGAGGGGTACGCGACCCCCACCGACCAGCGGTACTGCATCAACAGCATCTCGCTGCGGCTGGCGGCGGACGAGGGCTGA